One region of Thunnus albacares chromosome 8, fThuAlb1.1, whole genome shotgun sequence genomic DNA includes:
- the pou3f1 gene encoding POU domain, class 3, transcription factor 1 has translation MATTAQYIPRNNSLPSNPLMHPDSDRMHQGTTYREVQKMMHHEYLQGLAATNTGHPMSLTHHQWLPTSNTDWSSGTHIGQQEHKATVQATREDLSSGFHHRSHLVHQQTQSSHHGSWAPTTTHHLSPLSPASNGHQSLVYSQPGYTNLNAMLSPQPGSLHHGMRDPLHDDSGSHDNQMESPQQAFSHHQDHSDEDAPSSDDLEQFAKQFKQRRIKLGFTQADVGLALGTLYGNVFSQTTICRFEALQLSFKNMCKLKPLLNKWLEETDSNTGSPTNLDKIAAQGRKRKKRTSIEVGVKGALENHFLKCPKPSAHEISTLAGTLQLEKEVVRVWFCNRRQKEKRMTPVGVPHPNMEDVYSQAETPPLHRTLQSPVQ, from the coding sequence ATGGCGACAACAGCTCAGTATATTCCGAGGAATAACTCCTTACCGTCCAACCCGCTCATGCATCCGGATTCGGATAGGATGCACCAGGGGACGACCTACAGAGAAGTGCAGAAAATGATGCACCACGAGTACTTGCAAGGGCTTGCGGCTACCAACACGGGGCACCCGATGAGCCTGACGCACCATCAGTGGCTGCCCACCTCCAACACCGACTGGTCCAGCGGCACCCACATCGGACAGCAGGAGCACAAAGCCACCGTGCAGGCGACCCGGGAGGACTTGAGCAGCGGCTTCCACCACAGATCTCACCTGGTGCACCAGCAGACGCAGAGTAGCCACCATGGTTCGTGGGCGCCCACCACAACACACCACTTATCCCCGCTGTCCCCAGCATCCAACGGCCACCAGTCACTGGTCTACTCCCAGCCTGGATACACAAATCTCAACGCAATGCTGAGTCCCCAGCCCGGTTCCCTGCACCACGGTATGCGGGACCCACTCCACGACGATTCGGGCAGCCACGACAACCAGATGGAGTCGCCCCAGCAGGCGTTCAGCCACCACCAGGACCACTCGGACGAGGACGCGCCCAGCTCCGACGACCTGGAGCAGTTCGCCAAGCAGTTCAAACAGCGGCGGATCAAACTGGGCTTTACGCAGGCGGACGTGGGCTTGGCCTTGGGCACCCTGTATGGAAACGTCTTTTCTCAGACCACTATCTGCAGGTTTGAGGCgctgcagctcagcttcaagAACATGTGCAAACTTAAGCCGCTCCTAAACAAGTGGCTGGAGGAGACAGACTCAAACACTGGCAGTCCCACCAATTTGGACAAGATTGCTGCGCAGGGCAGGAAACGAAAGAAGAGGACCTCTATTGAAGTAGGGGTGAAAGGGGCGCTGGAAAATCATTTCTTAAAATGCCCAAAGCCATCTGCTCATGAAATCAGCACTTTAGCCGGCACTCTGCAGTTGGAAAAAGAGGTTGTCCGTGTTTGGTTTTGcaacagaagacaaaaagagaaaagaatgacACCAGTGGGGGTCCCTCACCCGAATATGGAGGACGTATATTCCCAAGCAGAAACCCCTCCTCTACACCGCACACTACAGAGTCCTGTGCAGTGA